The following are from one region of the uncultured Hyphomonas sp. genome:
- a CDS encoding EAL domain-containing protein, whose product MKSVAVPEKHAASLHARQLDMVRRITFVMILANLSNAGIVVICFHGTASSDLLYIWGAAILVSSIVSVGTQFFNPRDMDPMDERSKSGLDNFNRGALLNGMLWGAAPFIVMHAAAPQGQMILGVIMAGMMFAGTFLMARTPAAAISFLLPVGAGVVVAMQFQNDQTYQIIAALTLVYVGLLVLAVSWSYKQFVEQHLSECAVKEQSQLIGLLLRDFEESTSDWLWQTNAEGRLQDIPMVFECMQEADTVMRKGEPLLDLFVADEAHHVLKTSLMRRQGFRDLALQVKTKEGGQECWWSVTGKPIFESSRFRGFRGVATDITQSKEIEDRIAYMAHYDGLTGLPNRITMQEHMEKAVRLPVHPKTNRALVWLDLDNFKWVNDTLGHPAGDELLRQVSGRLTGICEDEDVVSRISGDEFALIIERPDRERLEGFLDDLIERLSEPYDIWGSTANCSASIGVRLFDSFTPDAQVLLKHADLALYQAKKLGKGNWCMFSDELDERARARQQIETDLHRALDNDELRVFFQPVVDAATMEVTGFETLLRWDHPKRGLVYPGEFIEHAEDIGLITRIGDWVIRAAMSEARRLPDHIGISVNISPLQIHSQSLMPTIMQAIAANNIAPNRLELEITESVLMSDSEFTLQRLHQIKSIGIRIALDDFGTGFSSLSYLRSFPFDKIKIDKSFVSDLESRADNRAIAVATLELARSLGMTCTAEGVETGFQSDFLRENGCDNLQGFFISRAQPLDKLSHLIELKDFPDAGAEPAPRSRLRVVEPDEAPARAARVS is encoded by the coding sequence ATGAAGAGCGTCGCTGTTCCTGAAAAGCATGCAGCCAGTCTGCATGCCAGGCAGCTGGACATGGTCCGCCGGATCACCTTCGTGATGATCCTGGCAAACCTTTCGAATGCCGGCATTGTGGTGATCTGTTTCCACGGGACGGCGTCCAGCGACCTTCTCTACATCTGGGGCGCAGCCATTCTCGTCTCGAGCATTGTGTCCGTCGGCACGCAATTCTTCAATCCGCGTGACATGGATCCGATGGACGAGCGGTCGAAGAGCGGGCTCGACAATTTTAACCGGGGCGCCTTGCTGAACGGGATGCTCTGGGGCGCCGCGCCCTTTATCGTGATGCACGCCGCCGCGCCGCAAGGGCAGATGATCCTGGGCGTCATCATGGCCGGCATGATGTTCGCCGGCACATTCCTGATGGCGCGGACGCCCGCTGCGGCGATTTCCTTTCTGCTGCCGGTCGGGGCTGGCGTGGTCGTGGCCATGCAGTTCCAGAACGACCAGACCTACCAGATCATTGCAGCACTGACGCTGGTCTATGTGGGTCTGCTCGTCCTGGCGGTCAGCTGGTCGTACAAACAATTCGTCGAACAGCATCTCAGCGAGTGTGCCGTGAAGGAGCAGTCTCAGCTGATCGGTCTTCTGTTGCGTGATTTCGAGGAGAGCACGTCGGACTGGCTCTGGCAGACCAATGCTGAGGGGCGCTTGCAGGACATTCCGATGGTTTTTGAATGCATGCAGGAAGCCGACACTGTCATGCGCAAGGGCGAACCGTTGCTGGACCTCTTCGTGGCGGATGAAGCCCATCACGTGCTCAAGACGAGCCTGATGCGCCGTCAGGGGTTTCGCGACCTGGCCCTTCAGGTGAAGACAAAGGAAGGCGGACAGGAATGCTGGTGGTCCGTCACCGGCAAGCCGATTTTCGAATCCAGCCGGTTCCGCGGCTTTCGCGGTGTGGCGACCGATATCACCCAATCAAAAGAGATCGAGGACCGCATTGCCTATATGGCGCATTATGACGGTCTCACCGGCCTGCCAAACCGGATCACCATGCAGGAGCATATGGAAAAGGCGGTCCGCCTGCCGGTCCACCCGAAGACCAACCGGGCGCTTGTCTGGCTGGACCTCGACAATTTCAAATGGGTCAACGACACGCTTGGCCACCCGGCCGGTGACGAGCTGCTGCGCCAGGTGTCAGGCCGCCTGACAGGCATTTGCGAAGACGAGGACGTTGTCTCCCGCATCAGCGGTGACGAGTTTGCCCTGATCATCGAACGCCCTGACCGGGAAAGGCTGGAAGGATTTCTGGACGATCTGATCGAGCGTCTGTCCGAGCCTTACGATATCTGGGGCTCAACGGCGAACTGCTCTGCATCGATCGGCGTCCGCCTGTTCGATTCCTTCACACCGGATGCGCAGGTTCTGCTGAAACATGCCGACCTCGCACTGTATCAGGCCAAGAAGCTGGGCAAGGGCAATTGGTGCATGTTCTCCGATGAACTCGACGAGCGCGCCCGCGCGCGCCAGCAGATCGAGACAGACCTGCACCGGGCGCTCGACAATGATGAACTGCGTGTCTTCTTCCAGCCAGTGGTCGATGCGGCAACGATGGAGGTGACCGGCTTCGAGACCCTGCTTCGCTGGGACCATCCGAAGCGCGGCCTGGTCTATCCGGGTGAGTTTATCGAACATGCTGAAGATATCGGCCTGATCACGCGGATCGGTGACTGGGTCATCCGCGCGGCCATGTCCGAAGCGCGCCGCCTGCCGGACCATATCGGCATTTCGGTCAACATCTCACCGCTTCAGATCCACTCCCAGAGCCTGATGCCGACCATCATGCAGGCCATCGCCGCGAACAACATCGCGCCCAACCGGCTGGAACTGGAGATCACGGAAAGCGTGCTGATGTCGGATTCCGAGTTTACGCTCCAGCGCCTGCACCAGATCAAGTCGATTGGTATACGGATCGCATTGGACGATTTTGGCACCGGTTTTTCATCGCTGAGCTATCTGCGCAGTTTCCCGTTTGACAAGATCAAGATCGACAAGAGTTTCGTGTCCGATCTCGAAAGCCGCGCCGACAACCGCGCCATTGCGGTCGCGACGCTGGAGCTTGCCCGATCGCTCGGGATGACCTGCACGGCGGAAGGAGTCGAGACGGGGTTCCAGTCGGATTTCCTGCGTGAGAACGGCTGCGACAATCTCCAGGGCTTCTTTATCAGCCGGGCCCAGCCGCTCGATAAGCTGAGCCACCTGATCGAGCTGAAAGACTTCCCGGATGCAGGCGCAGAGCCTGCGCCCCGGTCGAGGCTCCGGGTCGTGGAACCGGACGAAGCACCGGCCCGCGCCGCCAGGGTTTCCTGA
- a CDS encoding AsmA family protein has product MKRTILILAGVFGLLLVAALTVPFFVPKSVYKAEIEKAATNALNRDVQLTGDVSVSVFPRISARVGGVTVANPDGFSTPNMIEAGELRGSVKWLPLLSRRVEVQELSFVDANVQLEKLADGRTNWDFGTSSDAEQPAPASEGGGVSASIGKASLKNASLTYTDRAAGTEYALKDLNLDASMQGFDKPLKAKADGIFQDQAFDIDLTLDTLEQLQNGSPATVDAKFDSKLATGTFDGSVTLGDAPALDGTFSLDAPNLAEVAKFASIELPVNIAPLGAGNMKGSVSGPFDALTIKFDNLDLKSDLVDLGFTGSVALKDSPVVDGQLQASASNTGELLKQMGIEVPAEDALEKVNITGKVSGPADALSLTGLDIKHSGALLNASYKGQASLAGDGSIKGTIDASSNELRALLKAADVEMPEGDTMKTFSTAGDISGSFKKLSISDLKFALDNIRATGTAGLDLSGTKPHVSGDLDMGELDLSPFLAAEDQEKKPQQPMEGWSKEPLDLAGLKAVDADLKIKTTTLTLGNVVLKDATVIATLRNGKLNADLPTFNAFGGNWGGKMSLDASVPKPALSLDMTGNSIGISSLLGTLAGFDRLTGTGSFAVSATSTGTSIDQIMKDLNGEISTKLNDGAIKGLNIAQLVRSKDSLLQAVTSGKLQNLDFASALSPEAKTDFSSFDTVLSVRNGIATVDLMKLISPILGVDGTGDINLGGQTLDLRLATSIDKKGQGSGSVVQLNGVPVPIRLSGSWYKPKVTPDLSGVTKQLKQDLAGQLLEGLTGKSGSSGANPLADILGTSTGSGKTETPSTETETKAPAKQETPEDLAEQAAKEALGNLLFGKKKTEDKPNE; this is encoded by the coding sequence ATGAAGCGCACAATCCTGATTTTGGCCGGTGTTTTCGGCCTCCTCCTCGTCGCAGCCCTCACTGTTCCGTTTTTCGTGCCGAAGTCCGTTTACAAGGCGGAAATCGAAAAGGCCGCGACCAATGCCCTGAACCGGGATGTGCAGCTGACCGGTGATGTCAGCGTCTCGGTGTTCCCCCGCATCTCCGCAAGGGTCGGCGGCGTCACCGTGGCGAATCCGGACGGCTTCTCGACCCCCAACATGATCGAAGCAGGCGAGTTGCGCGGTTCGGTCAAATGGCTCCCGCTTCTTTCCCGCCGGGTGGAGGTGCAGGAACTCTCTTTCGTCGATGCGAATGTCCAGCTGGAGAAGCTGGCCGACGGGCGGACAAACTGGGACTTCGGCACAAGCAGCGATGCAGAACAGCCTGCCCCTGCCAGCGAAGGCGGCGGCGTCAGTGCGAGCATCGGCAAGGCAAGCCTGAAGAACGCCTCGCTGACCTATACAGATCGCGCCGCGGGCACCGAATATGCGCTGAAAGACCTGAACCTCGATGCGTCCATGCAGGGCTTCGACAAGCCGCTGAAGGCCAAAGCAGACGGCATTTTCCAGGATCAGGCATTCGACATCGACCTGACGCTCGACACGCTGGAGCAGCTGCAAAACGGCTCCCCAGCGACGGTGGATGCAAAATTTGATTCCAAACTTGCGACCGGCACGTTTGACGGCTCCGTCACGCTCGGCGATGCTCCGGCCCTCGACGGGACGTTCAGCCTCGATGCGCCGAATCTCGCCGAGGTGGCGAAATTCGCGTCCATTGAACTGCCCGTGAACATCGCCCCGCTTGGCGCCGGCAACATGAAGGGCAGCGTCTCCGGCCCGTTCGACGCGCTGACAATCAAGTTCGATAATCTCGACCTGAAAAGCGACCTGGTGGACCTTGGCTTCACCGGATCCGTCGCGCTCAAGGACAGTCCTGTCGTGGACGGCCAGCTTCAGGCCTCCGCATCGAACACCGGCGAGCTGTTGAAACAGATGGGGATCGAGGTTCCGGCAGAAGACGCGCTGGAAAAGGTCAACATCACGGGCAAGGTAAGCGGCCCAGCGGATGCCCTGTCCCTGACCGGCCTCGACATCAAGCACAGCGGCGCCCTGCTGAATGCCTCCTATAAAGGACAGGCGTCGCTGGCAGGTGACGGCAGCATCAAGGGCACAATCGATGCCTCTAGCAATGAACTGCGCGCCCTGCTGAAAGCTGCCGACGTGGAGATGCCCGAAGGCGACACGATGAAGACCTTCTCGACCGCCGGCGATATTTCCGGTTCGTTCAAGAAGCTCTCCATCTCCGATCTGAAGTTCGCGCTCGACAATATCCGCGCGACCGGCACGGCAGGGCTCGACCTGTCTGGCACCAAGCCGCACGTGTCAGGTGACCTCGACATGGGCGAACTGGACCTGTCACCTTTCCTGGCCGCCGAAGACCAGGAGAAGAAGCCGCAACAGCCCATGGAAGGCTGGAGCAAGGAGCCGCTGGACCTTGCCGGCCTCAAAGCCGTCGATGCGGACCTGAAGATCAAGACGACGACGCTGACGCTCGGGAATGTCGTGCTGAAGGATGCAACGGTGATTGCCACCCTGCGGAACGGCAAGCTGAACGCAGACCTTCCCACCTTCAACGCTTTTGGCGGCAATTGGGGCGGCAAGATGAGCCTCGACGCCTCTGTGCCCAAGCCTGCCTTGTCGCTCGACATGACAGGCAACAGCATCGGCATTTCGTCCTTGCTGGGCACGCTGGCGGGCTTCGACCGGCTGACCGGCACCGGCTCGTTCGCTGTCTCGGCGACGTCCACCGGCACATCGATCGACCAGATCATGAAAGACCTCAATGGTGAGATCAGCACCAAGCTGAACGATGGTGCCATCAAGGGCCTGAACATTGCCCAGCTGGTGCGCAGCAAGGACTCGCTCCTGCAAGCCGTTACGTCGGGCAAGTTGCAGAACCTCGACTTTGCATCCGCCCTGTCACCGGAAGCGAAGACAGACTTCTCCAGCTTCGACACGGTCCTGTCGGTCAGGAACGGCATCGCAACTGTGGATCTGATGAAGCTCATCAGCCCCATTCTGGGTGTCGATGGCACCGGCGATATCAATCTCGGCGGCCAGACGCTGGACCTGCGCCTTGCCACCAGTATCGACAAGAAGGGACAAGGTTCCGGCAGCGTTGTTCAGCTGAACGGCGTTCCTGTACCGATCCGGCTGTCCGGCAGCTGGTACAAGCCTAAAGTAACGCCGGACCTGTCGGGCGTGACCAAACAGCTGAAACAGGACCTGGCCGGCCAGCTGCTGGAAGGTCTGACCGGAAAATCCGGCAGCAGCGGCGCCAATCCGCTGGCGGATATTCTCGGTACATCGACCGGTTCCGGCAAGACGGAGACACCCTCCACTGAAACGGAAACCAAAGCGCCCGCAAAACAGGAAACACCGGAAGACCTTGCGGAACAAGCCGCCAAGGAAGCGCTGGGCAACCTTCTGTTCGGGAAGAAAAAAACCGAAGACAAGCCGAACGAATAG
- a CDS encoding MATE family efflux transporter, with translation MPESESHARRHHGADLTHGPILPALVLFAVPTLISSVLQSLNGSINAIWIGRFLGEAGLTATSNSNLVMFLLLGTVFGFGMSATILVGQSIGRGNVDDARRAVGVTAFWFALVSILVAILGYIFTPEMLSLMDTPAAAASLATSYLRVIFLAIPGMFFLNFLMMALRGSGDSVTPMIFMGIAALLDVGLNPVLILGLGPAPRLGIAGSATATLIAQYTGLGLMLTYIYWKNLSIRLRGAEWKYVRPAKALSASILVKGLPMGLQMLVVSGSAILMISFVNRYGITTSAAYGVSAQLWNYIQMPAMALGAATSAMAAQNIGAGNWKRVDAITRSGIIANVAMTGALVGLVYFADRAALSLFLGNQTATIDIAQHINAVVSWGFVMFGVMMVIFGTVRATGAVIPPLIIVTLSLVGVRVGITAFLEPTLGQEAIWWSYPISSAVSMVLAIGYYRFGKWREATMLAGPQPARPSQPEAEHASSPSKPSWIGVD, from the coding sequence ATGCCTGAGTCCGAATCTCATGCTCGCCGTCACCACGGCGCAGACCTGACACACGGCCCTATTCTGCCAGCGCTGGTTCTGTTCGCCGTGCCAACCCTCATCTCATCGGTCCTGCAATCGCTGAACGGGTCGATCAATGCGATATGGATCGGCCGCTTTCTGGGTGAGGCCGGACTGACGGCGACCTCCAACTCGAACCTGGTCATGTTCCTTCTGCTGGGGACCGTATTTGGCTTTGGCATGTCCGCGACCATACTTGTCGGCCAATCGATCGGCAGAGGGAATGTCGACGACGCGCGCCGGGCAGTCGGTGTGACAGCGTTCTGGTTCGCACTGGTCTCCATCCTCGTGGCGATTTTGGGTTATATCTTCACCCCTGAGATGCTCAGCCTGATGGACACGCCCGCTGCGGCTGCCAGCCTGGCGACTTCCTATCTCCGCGTGATTTTCCTGGCGATCCCGGGCATGTTCTTTCTCAACTTCCTGATGATGGCCCTGCGGGGATCCGGCGACTCGGTCACACCGATGATTTTCATGGGCATCGCGGCGCTGCTGGATGTCGGGCTCAATCCGGTGCTCATCCTCGGGCTTGGCCCAGCACCGCGCCTTGGCATTGCGGGCTCAGCGACGGCCACGCTGATAGCGCAGTACACCGGCCTCGGCCTGATGCTCACCTACATCTATTGGAAGAACCTTTCGATCCGCCTGCGCGGCGCCGAGTGGAAATATGTGAGACCGGCAAAGGCGCTTTCGGCCAGTATTCTGGTAAAGGGCCTGCCAATGGGATTGCAGATGCTGGTCGTGTCGGGATCGGCCATTTTGATGATCAGCTTCGTCAACAGGTATGGCATCACGACATCCGCAGCCTACGGCGTTTCGGCCCAGCTCTGGAACTATATCCAGATGCCAGCCATGGCCCTCGGCGCAGCAACCTCCGCCATGGCGGCCCAGAACATCGGAGCCGGGAACTGGAAGAGAGTCGACGCGATTACCCGGTCAGGAATTATTGCCAATGTTGCGATGACGGGCGCGCTGGTCGGTCTGGTTTATTTTGCAGACCGCGCCGCGCTCAGCCTGTTCCTCGGCAATCAAACCGCAACCATCGACATCGCACAGCACATCAATGCGGTGGTCAGTTGGGGGTTCGTGATGTTTGGCGTCATGATGGTGATATTTGGTACGGTTCGCGCAACCGGCGCCGTTATCCCGCCTTTGATTATCGTCACACTGTCTCTGGTCGGTGTCCGCGTCGGCATCACGGCCTTCCTCGAGCCGACCCTGGGACAGGAAGCGATCTGGTGGTCCTACCCAATCAGTTCAGCGGTCTCCATGGTGCTGGCAATCGGCTATTACCGGTTCGGCAAATGGCGCGAGGCAACCATGTTGGCGGGGCCTCAGCCGGCCCGCCCCTCTCAGCCCGAAGCCGAACATGCTTCCAGCCCGTCAAAACCCAGCTGGATCGGTGTCGACTGA
- a CDS encoding efflux RND transporter periplasmic adaptor subunit codes for MQRLSSRFLALGAAGVIGAAIIAIALNHPSSAKITTAPQPPAVSTTSVAVREIVEVLPVSGELVARDPVEVVPDTQGLRVASIKAETGDKVSKGQVLATLTRSTLGEQVLQANAALDQRRAAAAEARAQLAKAQTAFDEAEKELARNKALLARGAVSQLVVDQQQANHDSAADALEAAREATVSADAAVKEASAQYQQSATVLDQTSLRAPEAGTIYQRGAVVGQPAAMSGTPLFSISRDGMIELDAVSPAYQLQRMRAGQPASIVLPDGAGISGKVRLVGSEIDTSTGLGHVRLAFPVDPRLIVGAYVQGSVEVSRQSLPSVPFRAVAYTKTGATVKAVVDGKVVSKSVTTGPSDGNYIGILKGLSKGDVVIAKAGGFVADGDPVTPVSIDPSKQDASK; via the coding sequence ATGCAGCGACTATCTTCCAGGTTTCTTGCGCTGGGCGCGGCAGGCGTCATCGGCGCCGCCATTATTGCCATCGCACTCAATCATCCATCTTCAGCAAAAATTACGACTGCTCCACAACCGCCTGCGGTCTCGACGACCAGTGTGGCGGTCAGGGAGATTGTTGAAGTCCTGCCGGTTTCGGGCGAGCTGGTTGCGCGCGATCCGGTCGAGGTGGTGCCGGACACGCAGGGCCTGCGTGTCGCGAGCATCAAGGCAGAGACAGGAGACAAGGTCAGCAAGGGGCAGGTGCTTGCCACGCTGACACGTAGTACACTGGGGGAGCAGGTCCTTCAGGCAAACGCCGCCCTTGACCAGAGGCGCGCCGCCGCCGCCGAAGCCCGTGCCCAACTCGCGAAAGCTCAAACGGCATTTGACGAGGCAGAGAAAGAACTCGCACGCAACAAGGCGCTTTTGGCGCGCGGCGCTGTCTCCCAGTTGGTGGTAGATCAGCAGCAGGCCAATCATGATTCAGCCGCCGACGCCCTTGAGGCTGCGCGGGAGGCGACGGTATCGGCGGATGCGGCCGTCAAGGAAGCGTCGGCCCAGTATCAGCAATCGGCAACCGTCCTTGATCAGACTTCTTTGCGGGCACCGGAAGCGGGCACCATCTATCAGCGGGGGGCTGTCGTAGGTCAGCCAGCCGCAATGAGTGGGACGCCACTGTTCAGCATTAGCCGGGACGGCATGATAGAACTCGATGCCGTTTCGCCAGCCTATCAGCTACAGCGCATGCGAGCTGGCCAGCCGGCATCGATTGTCCTGCCCGATGGGGCTGGGATTTCGGGCAAGGTCCGCCTTGTCGGCAGTGAAATCGACACATCAACAGGCCTTGGCCATGTGCGGCTTGCCTTTCCTGTGGACCCGCGCCTGATTGTCGGGGCCTATGTTCAGGGCAGTGTGGAAGTCTCACGCCAGTCTCTTCCATCGGTGCCGTTTCGTGCTGTGGCGTACACCAAAACCGGAGCCACCGTGAAAGCGGTCGTCGATGGGAAGGTCGTCTCAAAATCTGTGACCACCGGTCCGTCGGATGGCAATTATATAGGCATCCTTAAGGGGCTCTCGAAAGGTGATGTCGTGATCGCCAAGGCGGGCGGCTTTGTCGCCGATGGTGATCCTGTCACGCCGGTATCGATCGATCCGTCGAAGCAGGATGCCTCGAAATGA